In one window of Nostoc sp. 'Lobaria pulmonaria (5183) cyanobiont' DNA:
- the hsdR gene encoding EcoAI/FtnUII family type I restriction enzme subunit R — protein MNEAETRAELIDPALKAAGWGITEGSRIRREVIAPGRLVGNGKRAQSDIADYVLVYRGEKLAVIEAKKRGLPDTEGLGQAKKYAEKLQTRFAYSTNGIGLYQVDMHTGAEGYVNQYPTPDELWDVTFSEANEWRDCFAAIPFEDKSGTWEARYYQHNAIKHVLEAICQGKDRILLTMATGTGKTFIAFQLAWKLFQSRWSLSRQPTRRPRILFLADRNILANQAYNSFSAFPDDALVRIDPEAIKKRGRVPKNGSIFFTIFQTFMTGRDDAGNPTPKFSDYPPDFFDFIIIDECHRGGASDESTWRGILEYFSPAVQLGLTATPKRANNADTYAYFGEPVYTYALKDGINDGFLTPFKVRQIETTLDEYIYSTEDELIEGAVDEARTYTETDFNHIIEIAERERYRVQLFMEEIDQNQKTLVFCANQPHALAVRDLINQMKISSEPNYCVRVTADDGKLGEQHLSTFQDNEKTIPTILTTSQKLSTGVDARNVRNIVLMRPINSMIEFKQIIGRGTRLFDGKDYFTIYDFVKAYEHFNDPEWDGEPQEPVLVKITRGREESDKHNVSTTDRGKNRNESTEVPRPKTIKIKLADGKERTLQHRMSTSFWSPDGKPMNASEFVERLFGEIPELFKDEDELRIIWSRPDTRRALLEGLAEKGYGEEQLTEISRLIDAEKSDLYDVLAYIAYASAPISRRERVLAHKSLIFSRYIGKQQEFLDFVLEQYIKAGVGELDRTKLPQLLELKYHAVRDAVEELGSVANISEVFIGFQQYLYSQDMAA, from the coding sequence ATGAACGAAGCCGAAACCCGCGCTGAACTAATCGACCCCGCACTCAAAGCCGCCGGCTGGGGCATCACCGAAGGCAGTCGCATCCGCCGCGAAGTTATCGCCCCTGGTCGCTTAGTTGGCAATGGTAAACGCGCCCAATCAGACATCGCCGATTATGTTCTCGTCTATCGCGGTGAAAAACTTGCAGTCATCGAAGCCAAAAAACGCGGATTGCCCGATACCGAAGGCTTAGGACAAGCCAAAAAATACGCCGAAAAATTGCAGACGCGGTTCGCCTACTCCACAAATGGCATCGGACTTTATCAAGTAGATATGCACACAGGTGCAGAAGGCTACGTCAACCAATACCCTACCCCCGACGAACTGTGGGATGTTACCTTCAGCGAAGCCAACGAATGGCGAGATTGCTTTGCTGCCATACCCTTTGAAGATAAAAGCGGCACATGGGAAGCCCGTTATTATCAACATAATGCCATTAAGCACGTCCTAGAAGCGATCTGCCAAGGAAAAGACCGGATTTTGTTAACAATGGCAACTGGCACAGGTAAAACCTTCATCGCCTTCCAACTCGCCTGGAAACTCTTTCAAAGTCGTTGGAGCCTCAGCCGACAACCCACCCGTCGCCCGCGAATTTTGTTTCTAGCAGATCGCAATATCTTAGCCAACCAAGCCTATAACTCTTTCTCTGCCTTCCCCGACGATGCCCTCGTCCGCATCGACCCCGAAGCTATCAAAAAACGGGGTCGAGTCCCCAAAAATGGCAGTATCTTTTTTACCATTTTCCAGACTTTTATGACCGGACGGGACGACGCTGGCAATCCTACACCAAAATTCAGCGACTATCCCCCCGACTTCTTTGACTTCATCATCATTGATGAATGTCACCGAGGTGGAGCCAGTGACGAAAGCACCTGGCGGGGCATTTTGGAATACTTCTCACCAGCAGTACAACTTGGACTCACCGCCACCCCCAAACGTGCCAACAACGCAGACACCTACGCCTACTTTGGTGAGCCAGTCTATACCTATGCCCTCAAAGACGGCATCAACGACGGATTTCTTACTCCCTTTAAAGTCAGGCAAATCGAAACTACTCTAGATGAATATATTTACAGCACCGAAGATGAACTTATAGAAGGTGCAGTAGACGAAGCCAGAACCTACACTGAAACTGACTTCAACCACATCATTGAAATTGCCGAGCGCGAACGTTACCGAGTGCAACTGTTCATGGAAGAAATTGACCAGAATCAAAAAACTCTGGTGTTTTGCGCCAACCAACCCCACGCCCTAGCGGTGCGGGATTTAATCAACCAAATGAAGATTAGCAGTGAACCTAATTACTGTGTTCGCGTCACCGCCGATGATGGAAAACTGGGAGAGCAGCACCTCAGCACTTTCCAAGACAATGAGAAAACTATCCCCACGATTCTCACCACCTCCCAAAAGCTTTCCACTGGGGTTGATGCCCGAAACGTTCGTAATATCGTATTGATGCGCCCCATCAATTCTATGATCGAATTTAAACAAATCATCGGTCGCGGTACGCGACTATTTGATGGTAAAGACTACTTCACCATCTACGATTTCGTTAAAGCTTACGAACATTTCAACGATCCTGAATGGGATGGCGAACCCCAAGAACCTGTTCTCGTCAAAATTACCAGAGGCAGGGAGGAATCAGATAAACACAATGTCTCCACAACAGATAGAGGCAAGAATAGAAACGAAAGTACAGAAGTTCCCCGCCCCAAAACCATCAAAATCAAACTCGCTGACGGCAAAGAACGCACCCTTCAGCACCGGATGTCTACCAGCTTCTGGAGTCCAGATGGTAAACCCATGAACGCCTCTGAATTTGTGGAACGTCTCTTTGGTGAAATTCCCGAACTATTCAAAGATGAAGACGAGCTACGGATAATTTGGAGCCGCCCCGACACCCGCAGAGCTTTATTGGAAGGACTGGCAGAGAAGGGCTACGGGGAGGAACAACTCACGGAGATTAGTCGCCTGATCGATGCCGAGAAAAGCGATTTGTATGATGTGCTGGCTTATATCGCCTATGCCTCTGCACCCATAAGCCGCCGAGAGCGCGTCCTTGCTCACAAGTCCTTAATCTTCTCGCGCTATATCGGCAAACAGCAAGAATTTCTCGACTTTGTACTGGAGCAATACATCAAGGCAGGGGTGGGGGAACTTGATCGCACTAAATTACCTCAACTGTTAGAGTTAAAATATCATGCTGTTCGTGATGCTGTTGAAGAACTAGGGAGCGTTGCGAATATCAGTGAAGTGTTTATCGGGTTTCAGCAGTATTTGTATTCACAGGACATGGCAGCTTAA
- a CDS encoding class I SAM-dependent DNA methyltransferase: protein MFEQTFKNIDDVLWKEAGCTTELDYTEQTSWLLFLKYLDDLEQERALEAELAGKSYNFIIDEAHRWSAWAAPKKADGTVDHDHALIGDDLIDYVNRQLFPYLQGFKLRATSPDTIEYKIGEIFSEIKNRFQSGYSLRDALEYIDELRFRSQQEKHELSHLYEAKIKNMGNAGRNGGEYYTPRPLIRAMIQVVKPQIGDRIYDGACGSAGFLCESYDYLRQGNLTTKQLEQLQTATFTGKEKKSLAYVIAIMNMILHGIDAPNIIHTNTLTENISDIQDKNRFDVILANPPFGGKERKEVQQNFPIKTGETAFLFLQHFIKILKMGGRAAVVIKNTFLSNSDNASRALRQELLSSCNLHTILDCPSGTFIGAGVKTVVLFFDKGKPFDSVQGTPLFAQGKPLTQGMATQKIWYYQLVPGRNMGKTNSLNDEDLREFVELQARFAETEKSWLVDIADVDRETFDLSVKNPNKAEESLLREPQEILDEIAALDAESAEILAGIGGML from the coding sequence ATGTTCGAGCAAACCTTTAAAAATATTGATGACGTTCTCTGGAAAGAGGCGGGTTGTACTACAGAGTTAGATTACACAGAGCAAACCTCTTGGCTGCTGTTTCTGAAGTATCTGGACGATTTGGAGCAAGAACGGGCACTGGAAGCGGAGTTAGCGGGTAAGTCATATAATTTTATCATTGATGAAGCGCATCGGTGGTCGGCTTGGGCGGCTCCCAAGAAGGCGGATGGCACGGTGGATCACGATCATGCGCTGATTGGGGACGATTTGATTGATTACGTGAACCGTCAGCTATTCCCCTATCTCCAGGGATTTAAGCTGCGGGCTACCAGCCCAGATACGATCGAGTACAAAATTGGTGAGATTTTTAGCGAAATTAAGAATAGGTTTCAAAGTGGCTACAGCTTGCGGGATGCGCTGGAATATATTGATGAGCTACGGTTTCGATCGCAGCAGGAGAAACATGAGCTTTCCCATCTCTATGAAGCCAAAATCAAAAATATGGGGAATGCGGGGCGCAATGGGGGGGAGTATTACACGCCGCGTCCGTTGATTCGCGCCATGATTCAGGTGGTGAAACCGCAAATTGGCGATCGCATTTATGATGGCGCTTGTGGTTCGGCGGGGTTTTTGTGTGAGAGTTACGACTATTTGCGTCAGGGTAATCTCACCACGAAACAGCTTGAGCAACTTCAGACAGCCACTTTTACAGGTAAGGAGAAGAAGAGTCTAGCTTATGTGATTGCGATCATGAATATGATTTTGCACGGCATCGATGCGCCGAACATTATCCACACTAATACGCTCACGGAAAATATCAGCGATATTCAAGACAAGAATCGCTTTGATGTGATTTTAGCTAATCCGCCATTTGGGGGGAAGGAACGTAAGGAAGTACAGCAGAATTTCCCGATTAAGACTGGGGAAACGGCGTTTCTGTTTTTGCAACATTTCATCAAAATTCTGAAGATGGGCGGTAGGGCGGCGGTGGTAATCAAAAATACCTTCCTGTCAAATTCGGATAATGCTTCGCGGGCTTTGCGCCAAGAACTTTTGAGTAGTTGCAATCTGCACACGATTTTGGATTGTCCCAGTGGGACTTTTATCGGGGCGGGGGTAAAAACGGTGGTGCTATTTTTTGATAAAGGAAAGCCTTTCGACTCCGTTCAGGGAACGCCTTTATTTGCTCAGGGAAAACCTTTAACTCAGGGAATGGCTACTCAGAAAATTTGGTATTATCAACTCGTTCCGGGGCGGAATATGGGTAAAACCAATTCTCTGAATGATGAGGACTTGCGCGAGTTTGTGGAGTTACAAGCTAGGTTTGCAGAAACAGAAAAATCTTGGCTGGTGGATATTGCTGATGTAGATCGGGAGACGTTCGATTTGTCGGTGAAGAATCCGAATAAGGCTGAGGAATCGCTGTTACGAGAACCGCAGGAAATTTTGGATGAAATTGCTGCTTTGGATGCAGAGAGTGCAGAGATTTTAGCTGGTATTGGGGGGATGTTGTGA
- a CDS encoding alpha-ketoglutarate-dependent dioxygenase AlkB family protein — protein MQYDKDTQLSLNLWGQSALPSNLQVDKLSVPDAEIILYPSYFTEEESDGILQRLFMEVNWRQDKIKCYGKEIDLPRLTAWYGDTGKSYTYSNIAMNPISWTPVLLFIKDRVEEIAQVSFNSVLLNFYRDGKDSISWHSDDEQELGKYPVISSVSFGGERKLQFRHKYNKNLKKLELNLTNGSLLIMKGKTQEYWQHQIAKTSRTVMPRINLTFRIIK, from the coding sequence ATGCAATACGATAAGGATACTCAGTTAAGCCTTAACCTTTGGGGACAGTCTGCACTTCCTTCAAATTTGCAGGTAGACAAGCTTTCTGTTCCTGATGCAGAAATTATCCTCTACCCTAGCTATTTTACTGAAGAGGAAAGTGACGGAATACTCCAAAGGTTATTCATGGAAGTTAATTGGCGACAAGACAAGATCAAATGCTATGGTAAAGAAATAGACTTACCCAGGTTAACTGCCTGGTATGGTGATACTGGTAAATCTTATACATATTCAAACATTGCGATGAATCCAATATCTTGGACACCAGTGTTGTTGTTTATTAAGGATAGAGTTGAAGAGATAGCCCAAGTCTCCTTTAACAGTGTTTTGCTTAATTTTTACCGTGATGGTAAAGACAGTATTTCTTGGCACTCCGATGATGAGCAAGAATTAGGGAAATATCCAGTCATTTCTTCTGTTAGTTTTGGAGGTGAAAGAAAACTCCAGTTCAGGCATAAATATAATAAAAATTTAAAAAAATTAGAATTAAATTTAACTAATGGTAGCCTTTTAATTATGAAAGGTAAAACACAGGAATATTGGCAGCATCAGATAGCTAAAACTTCAAGAACTGTGATGCCAAGAATAAACCTGACTTTTAGAATCATAAAGTGA
- a CDS encoding ParA family protein — MTVLVGVISQKGGVGKSTLARLIAREYSAAGWDVKIADLDISQGTSTDWKQRRELNGIQPEIAVEPFRTVAQALKHASVYDLMVMDGPPHSMQGTLEIARASDLLVLPTGLSLDDLKPSVLLAHELVNAKISTDKIIFVLCRVGDRENEIEEGRSYIHKAGYVTVAGSIPEKTAYRQASDNGRAVSEVTFPTLKQRAEQVAQGIIDLLSEQES, encoded by the coding sequence ATGACCGTATTGGTGGGTGTCATTTCACAGAAAGGGGGAGTGGGTAAAAGTACTCTTGCTCGACTTATTGCCCGTGAATATTCTGCTGCTGGCTGGGATGTAAAAATTGCCGACCTAGATATTTCTCAAGGTACGAGTACGGATTGGAAACAACGCCGCGAATTAAACGGTATCCAGCCGGAGATTGCTGTTGAACCATTCCGCACTGTAGCGCAAGCACTTAAACACGCCTCGGTTTATGACCTCATGGTTATGGACGGGCCACCACATTCCATGCAAGGCACTTTAGAAATTGCCCGTGCAAGTGATTTACTTGTCTTACCCACTGGTTTATCACTGGATGATCTCAAACCGTCTGTACTGTTGGCGCATGAATTGGTAAACGCCAAAATCTCTACGGATAAAATTATTTTTGTTTTATGTCGAGTCGGCGATCGGGAGAATGAAATTGAGGAGGGCAGATCATATATTCATAAAGCTGGATATGTCACAGTGGCTGGTTCAATTCCAGAAAAGACTGCTTACCGTCAGGCAAGTGATAACGGTCGTGCTGTTTCTGAGGTCACGTTTCCTACCTTGAAGCAACGAGCCGAACAAGTAGCCCAAGGAATTATTGATCTGTTAAGTGAGCAAGAGTCCTAA
- a CDS encoding restriction endonuclease subunit S has protein sequence MREHWIDSTIGDLCEVIAGQSPAGEYYNQEGIGLPFYQGKKEFGQKFIGKPQTWTRKTTKEAELGDILMSVRAPVGPINFATEKICIGRGLAAIKAGTKIDRYFLFYGLLFKQDEIRGNEGAVFASINKNQIESIKFFYPPLPEQKQIVAILDEAFEGIDRAIANAEKNLANARELFESYLNAIFTQKGDGWEWVSLSEITTDITDGDHQPPPKSQSGIPFITISNIDKQNRKVDFSNTFKVSPEYFEKLKSNRKPRKGDLLYTVTGSYGIPVLVDHDMNFCFQRHIGLIRPNDETNSKCLYYIFLSRYLLNQADECATGTAQKTVSLSGLRRFSVPKIPKEKQEIIVAELDIISEKVSSLETIYRQKIAALNELKQSILQKAFTGELTADTANQTTKAAKEGIAA, from the coding sequence GTGAGAGAACATTGGATAGATTCTACTATTGGTGATTTGTGTGAGGTTATTGCAGGACAGTCACCAGCAGGAGAATATTACAATCAAGAGGGTATAGGTCTTCCCTTTTATCAAGGCAAAAAAGAGTTTGGTCAAAAGTTTATAGGAAAGCCTCAAACGTGGACTCGAAAAACTACTAAAGAGGCAGAGTTGGGTGACATACTAATGTCCGTTCGTGCGCCAGTTGGGCCAATTAACTTCGCTACTGAAAAGATTTGTATTGGAAGAGGATTGGCGGCTATAAAAGCAGGAACTAAGATTGATCGTTACTTTCTTTTCTATGGTTTACTATTCAAGCAAGATGAAATAAGAGGTAACGAAGGTGCTGTATTTGCGTCTATAAATAAAAATCAGATTGAGAGTATCAAGTTTTTTTATCCACCACTCCCCGAACAAAAGCAGATTGTGGCGATTTTGGATGAGGCATTTGAGGGGATTGATAGAGCGATCGCAAACGCCGAAAAGAACCTCGCCAACGCCCGCGAACTGTTTGAAAGCTATCTAAACGCCATATTCACCCAGAAAGGCGATGGGTGGGAATGGGTTAGTCTGTCTGAGATAACGACTGATATTACTGATGGAGATCATCAACCTCCGCCTAAATCACAATCTGGTATTCCATTTATTACAATATCGAACATAGATAAACAGAATCGGAAAGTTGATTTCTCTAATACATTTAAGGTTTCACCTGAATATTTTGAAAAACTAAAGAGCAATCGAAAACCGCGTAAAGGTGACTTGCTCTACACAGTTACTGGTTCGTATGGAATTCCAGTTCTCGTTGATCATGATATGAATTTTTGCTTTCAGCGACATATTGGCTTGATAAGACCAAACGATGAAACCAATTCAAAATGTTTGTATTACATATTTTTATCACGTTATCTTTTGAATCAAGCTGATGAATGTGCTACGGGTACTGCACAAAAAACAGTTTCTCTGAGCGGACTCCGACGCTTCTCTGTTCCCAAAATACCTAAAGAAAAACAGGAAATAATTGTTGCTGAACTTGATATTATATCAGAAAAAGTTTCTAGCCTCGAAACCATCTATCGCCAAAAAATCGCCGCCCTCAACGAACTCAAACAATCCATCCTGCAAAAAGCCTTCACTGGCGAACTCACCGCAGACACCGCTAACCAGACAACAAAAGCCGCTAAAGAGGGAATTGCCGCATGA
- a CDS encoding PDDEXK nuclease domain-containing protein, protein MSNDLPQPSDRLFQEIRQFIDAAKQRAAVAINAEITLLYWQVGKRIQTEILQNQRAEYGKQIIVSLSQQLTQTYGKGWSEKQLRHCLHFAGTFADEQIVSTLRRELSWTHIKTLMYIDEPLKRDFYIEICCLEGWSSRQLQERINSMLFERTALSRKPEETIRHDLEQLRQDQQLSPDLLLKDPYILDFLDLSDRYLEKDLEDAILREIEKFLLELGAGFTFVARQKRLQIDNDDFYIDLLFYNRKLKRLVAIDLKLGNFRPEYKGQMELYLRWLAKYEQEPDEQPPLGIILCAGKKQEQIELLELDKSGIHVAEYLTVLPPKELLQAKLQEAIATARRRIVDS, encoded by the coding sequence ATGAGCAATGACCTGCCTCAACCGAGCGATCGCCTATTTCAGGAAATCAGACAGTTTATTGATGCCGCTAAACAACGCGCCGCCGTTGCCATCAATGCAGAAATTACCCTGTTATATTGGCAAGTTGGTAAACGCATCCAAACCGAAATCCTACAAAATCAACGCGCCGAATATGGCAAACAAATTATTGTTTCTTTATCCCAGCAGCTAACCCAAACTTATGGTAAAGGCTGGAGCGAAAAACAACTACGGCATTGTCTACATTTTGCGGGAACCTTTGCTGATGAGCAGATTGTCTCCACACTGCGGAGAGAATTGAGTTGGACGCATATCAAAACTCTAATGTATATTGATGAACCTCTAAAACGCGACTTTTACATCGAAATTTGCTGTTTAGAGGGTTGGTCATCCCGTCAACTGCAAGAACGCATCAACTCCATGCTATTCGAGCGCACTGCCCTATCCCGCAAACCAGAAGAAACCATTCGCCACGATCTAGAGCAATTGCGCCAAGATCAACAACTATCACCTGATCTGTTGCTAAAAGACCCCTATATTTTAGATTTTCTGGATTTAAGCGATCGCTATCTCGAAAAAGACCTTGAAGATGCCATCCTGCGGGAAATCGAAAAATTCTTACTAGAACTTGGTGCAGGCTTTACTTTTGTCGCCCGTCAAAAACGCCTACAAATCGACAACGACGACTTTTATATCGACCTGCTATTTTATAACCGCAAACTCAAACGCCTCGTCGCCATCGACCTCAAACTCGGTAACTTCCGTCCCGAATACAAAGGCCAAATGGAACTTTACCTGCGCTGGCTGGCCAAATACGAGCAAGAGCCTGATGAACAGCCACCACTGGGAATCATCTTATGTGCAGGTAAAAAACAAGAGCAAATCGAATTGCTAGAGCTAGATAAAAGCGGCATCCATGTCGCCGAATATCTCACCGTATTACCACCTAAAGAGTTGTTACAAGCTAAACTGCAAGAAGCGATCGCCACTGCCCGTCGGAGAATAGTGGACAGTTAA